The Chthoniobacterales bacterium genome includes a window with the following:
- a CDS encoding HPr family phosphocarrier protein — MGLLSRKPTDTSAKKITKELTIVNRLGMHARPAAMFVKIANRHKAELWVEKDGEQVNGKSIMGLMMLAAGQGSKLIVTADGSDAEKAIGEIEDLISRKFDEE, encoded by the coding sequence ATGGGACTCCTCAGTAGAAAGCCAACAGACACCAGCGCGAAGAAGATCACCAAGGAACTGACGATCGTAAACCGGCTCGGGATGCACGCGCGCCCAGCCGCAATGTTTGTGAAAATCGCCAATCGCCACAAAGCCGAGCTTTGGGTGGAGAAGGACGGCGAGCAAGTGAATGGCAAAAGCATCATGGGGCTGATGATGCTGGCGGCGGGACAAGGATCGAAATTGATCGTGACGGCGGATGGCTCGGATGCCGAGAAGGCGATCGGCGAGATCGAGGACCTAATTTCCCGAAAATTCGACGAGGAATAG
- a CDS encoding metallophosphoesterase family protein, with protein sequence MRFAIFGDIHANLEALQAVLADAQKQNCTHYVCMGDVVGYNADPHACVQIIRELDCPVVKGNHDEQAAMVEALDGFNPLAEEALNWTRENLTQEDKNWLREMRMVRQVRDFTIVHATLDTPHKWGYVFNQLDAAASFSYQHTSVCFFGHTHAPRVYIRDGAVIGLPLDKLKFEMGKKYFINVGSVGQPRDGDWRSAYTIYDANRNFIELRRVEYDIDLAQDKIVAAGLPQRLADRLALGK encoded by the coding sequence ATGCGTTTTGCCATTTTCGGAGATATCCACGCCAACCTCGAAGCCTTGCAGGCGGTGCTCGCTGATGCCCAAAAGCAAAATTGCACGCACTACGTTTGCATGGGCGATGTCGTCGGCTACAACGCCGATCCCCATGCCTGCGTGCAGATTATTCGCGAGTTGGATTGCCCTGTGGTGAAAGGGAATCACGACGAACAGGCCGCCATGGTCGAGGCGCTCGACGGTTTCAACCCGCTGGCCGAGGAAGCCCTCAACTGGACGCGCGAAAACCTCACTCAGGAGGACAAAAACTGGCTCCGCGAAATGCGCATGGTGCGTCAGGTCCGCGATTTCACCATCGTCCACGCCACGCTCGATACGCCGCACAAATGGGGCTACGTCTTCAACCAGCTCGATGCCGCCGCGAGTTTTAGCTACCAGCACACGTCCGTTTGTTTCTTTGGCCACACCCACGCGCCGCGGGTTTACATTCGCGACGGCGCGGTCATCGGTCTGCCGCTCGATAAATTGAAATTCGAGATGGGCAAAAAATATTTCATCAACGTCGGCAGCGTCGGGCAACCGCGCGACGGCGACTGGCGTTCCGCCTACACGATATACGACGCGAATCGGAACTTTATTGAACTTCGCCGAGTCGAGTACGATATCGATCTGGCCCAAGATAAAATCGTCGCCGCCGGACTTCCGCAACGCCTCGCCGACCGTCTGGCCTTGGGAAAATAA
- a CDS encoding ABC transporter permease subunit — protein sequence MTTTTPRKRKFFSFSRVQAIAWNTLTELVRLKVFYFLLLFALVIIGSSLFMIQFTFQQEFQVLKDASLGAMTIFTSLLAILATANLLPKDIEDRTLYTILAKPVPRFEYLVGKLLGVFLLLLISVICMSLVFVVVLWLRQTTVLAQVQAEFARSPEDLVVKVREVRAAGLTPAIFEGVTLIYIKACLLASLTLLISTFASSAIFSTIVAVVVYFIGHLQSTAREYWLADRNVTWLTRVFTALVSLIFPDLQLFNLVDDIVAGNPVATALFLKTCGLGCLYILFYTLAAQFIFVKKEL from the coding sequence ATGACGACGACCACACCCAGAAAGCGGAAGTTTTTTTCCTTCTCCCGCGTCCAGGCCATCGCCTGGAACACGCTCACGGAGCTGGTGCGGCTAAAGGTGTTTTATTTCCTCCTCCTCTTCGCGCTGGTGATCATCGGCAGCTCGCTGTTCATGATCCAATTCACCTTCCAGCAGGAGTTTCAGGTGCTGAAAGATGCGTCGCTCGGCGCGATGACGATTTTCACGTCGCTCTTGGCGATTCTGGCGACGGCCAATTTGCTGCCAAAGGACATTGAGGATCGGACGCTCTACACGATTCTGGCGAAACCGGTGCCGCGTTTTGAGTATCTCGTCGGGAAACTGCTCGGGGTCTTTTTGCTCCTGCTGATCTCGGTGATTTGCATGTCACTCGTCTTCGTCGTGGTCCTCTGGCTGCGGCAGACGACGGTGCTCGCGCAGGTGCAGGCGGAGTTTGCGCGCAGTCCCGAGGACTTGGTCGTAAAGGTGCGCGAAGTCCGCGCGGCGGGGCTGACCCCTGCCATTTTCGAAGGCGTGACTTTGATTTATATCAAGGCCTGCCTGCTCGCGTCGCTGACGCTGCTCATCTCGACTTTCGCCTCATCGGCGATCTTCAGCACCATCGTGGCGGTCGTCGTTTATTTTATCGGCCATCTGCAATCAACCGCCCGCGAATACTGGCTGGCCGATAGGAATGTGACTTGGCTCACCCGGGTTTTCACCGCGCTCGTCTCGCTTATTTTCCCCGATTTGCAGTTGTTCAACCTCGTGGACGACATCGTCGCAGGCAATCCGGTGGCGACCGCGCTTTTCCTGAAAACCTGCGGGCTCGGCTGCCTCTACATCCTTTTCTACACGCTGGCGGCGCAGTTCATCTTCGTGAAAAAGGAGCTGTGA
- a CDS encoding response regulator transcription factor has translation MSLEPITIPKKRILVVDDHPMMREGLGNLIGNQPDLEVCGEAESAAQALDLIATSQPDVVLADITLPGKSGLELVKDIAVMHPHIATLVVSMHDESVYAERVLRAGGRGYVMKKEGGKRILAAIRKVLAGEIAVSEQMSAKILQIFSGRRDDAPHSPIEQLTDREFEVFQLLGSGESTSAIAAKLHLSAKTVEVHRVHIKDKLGIRTAPELTSYAARWTASQNAGG, from the coding sequence ATGTCTCTCGAACCAATAACCATTCCCAAAAAGCGCATCCTGGTGGTCGATGACCACCCGATGATGCGCGAAGGGCTGGGGAATTTAATTGGCAATCAACCGGACCTCGAAGTTTGCGGTGAGGCGGAATCTGCGGCTCAAGCGCTCGATTTAATTGCAACGTCACAACCGGACGTCGTCCTCGCAGATATCACACTCCCGGGCAAGAGTGGGCTGGAACTCGTCAAGGACATCGCCGTGATGCACCCGCACATCGCGACCCTTGTCGTCTCGATGCACGACGAAAGCGTTTACGCGGAGCGCGTGTTGCGAGCGGGCGGGCGCGGCTATGTGATGAAGAAAGAGGGCGGCAAACGTATCTTGGCCGCTATCCGCAAAGTGCTCGCAGGTGAAATTGCCGTGAGCGAACAAATGTCCGCCAAAATATTGCAGATATTTTCGGGCCGGCGCGACGATGCCCCACATTCTCCGATAGAACAACTCACCGATCGCGAGTTTGAAGTTTTCCAACTCCTCGGCAGCGGCGAAAGCACTTCCGCGATTGCCGCCAAACTGCACCTCAGCGCGAAAACCGTCGAAGTGCATCGCGTCCACATCAAAGACAAACTCGGCATCAGAACTGCGCCCGAGCTCACTTCCTACGCCGCTCGCTGGACAGCCAGCCAAAATGCGGGCGGCTGA
- a CDS encoding cyclic nucleotide-binding domain-containing protein, which produces MQILNEIICNHPFFEGFDERYLSMLCEAATLIRFEADQLLFQEHKPATHFYLVHQGRVALETTTVGSETIIVQTISAGDALGWSWMFPPYRWRFSARAVNVTEVIAVSASFLRSMGKLHPEFGYELTLRVAGIMGQRLRAARLQLVNFQAKNAAH; this is translated from the coding sequence ATGCAGATCCTCAACGAAATAATCTGCAACCATCCTTTTTTTGAAGGCTTTGATGAACGCTATTTATCAATGCTTTGCGAGGCGGCAACGTTGATACGTTTCGAAGCCGACCAACTACTTTTCCAAGAACACAAACCGGCGACTCACTTTTATCTCGTCCATCAAGGCCGCGTAGCCTTGGAAACGACAACGGTGGGCAGCGAGACAATTATCGTGCAAACTATAAGCGCCGGAGACGCCCTCGGCTGGTCGTGGATGTTCCCGCCTTATCGCTGGCGGTTTAGCGCTCGTGCGGTGAACGTGACGGAAGTGATCGCTGTGTCAGCATCCTTCCTCCGGTCCATGGGGAAGCTCCACCCTGAGTTTGGTTACGAGCTGACGTTGAGAGTAGCAGGCATCATGGGACAAAGGCTGCGTGCGGCCCGGCTACAGCTAGTCAATTTCCAGGCAAAAAACGCAGCTCACTAA
- a CDS encoding ABC transporter ATP-binding protein has translation METPAVAVRNLTKIYPIPFRREKLVAVRDLTLEVAPGQVYGLLGPNGSGKSTTLKIVLGLVTPTRGTTEIFGRDSSLVESREEVGFLPENPYFYKYLTGEEAIRFYGKICGLKRDYLEARVVTLLEMVGLTDARHRRLGGYSKGMLQRIGIAQAMVQEPRLLVLDEPTAGVDPAGSREIRDMIVGLKARGITVLLCSHLLAQVQEICDRVGILSKGLLVREGPLEELISIENQTEVVIQDASPELLKKIEALVAENEAQVLWARRPQTTLERLFLEETEKK, from the coding sequence GTGGAAACCCCCGCTGTTGCTGTTCGCAATCTCACCAAGATTTACCCGATCCCATTTCGGAGGGAGAAGCTCGTGGCGGTGCGTGATCTCACGCTGGAGGTGGCGCCGGGGCAGGTCTATGGATTGCTCGGTCCCAATGGCTCGGGCAAGAGCACGACGCTGAAAATCGTCCTCGGGCTGGTGACTCCGACTCGCGGGACGACGGAGATTTTTGGCCGCGACAGCAGTCTGGTCGAGAGCCGCGAGGAAGTGGGGTTTCTGCCGGAGAATCCCTATTTCTACAAGTATCTCACCGGCGAGGAGGCGATCCGGTTTTATGGAAAAATTTGCGGCTTGAAGCGCGATTATCTGGAAGCGCGCGTGGTGACTTTGCTCGAAATGGTCGGGCTCACCGATGCGCGGCACCGGCGGCTGGGCGGTTACTCGAAGGGGATGTTGCAGCGGATCGGCATCGCGCAGGCGATGGTGCAGGAGCCGCGCCTGCTCGTGCTCGATGAGCCGACGGCGGGTGTCGATCCGGCGGGTTCGCGGGAGATTCGCGACATGATCGTGGGGTTGAAGGCGAGGGGAATCACGGTGCTGCTTTGCTCGCATCTCCTGGCCCAGGTGCAGGAAATCTGCGATCGCGTGGGCATCCTGTCCAAAGGGCTGCTGGTCCGCGAGGGACCGCTGGAGGAACTCATTTCCATTGAAAACCAGACGGAGGTCGTCATTCAGGACGCGTCGCCGGAGTTGCTGAAAAAGATCGAGGCGCTGGTGGCGGAGAACGAAGCTCAAGTCCTCTGGGCGCGCCGCCCGCAAACGACTTTGGAGCGGTTGTTCCTCGAAGAAACGGAGAAGAAATGA
- a CDS encoding hydroxyacid dehydrogenase: MGRDASRWHRAISALERLQRSQSRRKTCGAFLEIAPVKEAFLVSSDLQSNRLTVVPSGEIAISLHSSSPVLNQTSFSPAAAQDMMSSTPAEQSFGVTPRVVKAAFFGDTGPVGETLEQVYGVSRFEKLGQLTQLYPTIVTSENLQACLPELQGMEVIFSTWGMLALTEEQLDQLPALKAVFYAAGTIKYFGLPLLKRGIIVCSSASANAVPVAEFTLAQILLANKGYHRNIREYRATSDYAQAFIGPGNHGVTVALLGAGQIGRKLIELLRPFEVNIVVFDPYLTPENATRQDVKKVDLSTAFSSANVVSNHLADIPSTFGMIDGALLSSMMENATFINTGRGRTVNSDDLISVMRARPDLTALLDVTEPEPLSADAELWSLPNVVITSHIAGSKGREVERMADFAIADFVRWTRGEPLHHAVSLEAIERLA, translated from the coding sequence GTGGGGCGCGATGCATCTCGCTGGCATCGAGCAATATCTGCGCTCGAAAGGCTTCAGCGAAGTCAGTCGCGAAGAAAAACCTGCGGTGCTTTTCTGGAAATCGCGCCCGTAAAAGAGGCGTTTCTCGTTTCATCCGACTTGCAATCTAATCGGTTAACTGTTGTTCCATCTGGTGAAATAGCGATTTCCCTGCATAGTAGTAGCCCCGTTTTGAATCAGACGTCTTTTTCACCTGCCGCCGCCCAAGATATGATGAGCAGCACTCCAGCAGAGCAGAGTTTTGGAGTGACGCCACGGGTGGTCAAAGCAGCTTTTTTCGGTGACACCGGGCCCGTTGGGGAAACGCTGGAGCAGGTGTATGGCGTCAGCCGTTTTGAAAAACTGGGCCAGCTCACGCAGTTATATCCGACGATTGTCACCTCGGAAAACCTGCAGGCCTGTCTGCCCGAACTTCAGGGTATGGAGGTGATTTTCTCGACGTGGGGGATGCTGGCCCTGACTGAAGAGCAGCTCGACCAACTGCCCGCGCTGAAGGCTGTTTTTTATGCGGCAGGCACGATAAAATACTTTGGCCTGCCCCTGCTGAAGCGCGGAATTATTGTCTGTAGCAGCGCATCCGCCAACGCAGTGCCAGTGGCCGAATTCACCCTTGCCCAGATACTTCTCGCCAACAAAGGCTACCACCGCAACATCCGCGAATATCGAGCCACATCCGATTACGCGCAGGCGTTTATTGGACCGGGAAATCACGGTGTCACGGTCGCACTTCTAGGCGCAGGCCAGATCGGGCGGAAACTGATCGAACTTTTGCGGCCTTTCGAGGTGAACATCGTTGTCTTTGATCCCTATCTAACTCCCGAGAACGCCACCCGGCAGGACGTGAAAAAAGTGGATCTCTCCACGGCTTTTTCCAGCGCAAATGTCGTTTCCAATCATCTGGCGGACATTCCCTCCACCTTCGGCATGATCGATGGCGCGCTACTTTCTTCGATGATGGAGAATGCCACGTTCATCAACACCGGCCGCGGCAGAACGGTGAATTCAGACGACCTCATCTCGGTGATGCGCGCGCGGCCCGACTTGACCGCCTTGCTCGATGTGACTGAACCGGAACCGCTGTCTGCGGATGCGGAGTTATGGTCACTGCCGAACGTGGTTATCACGTCGCACATTGCGGGTTCAAAGGGCCGGGAAGTGGAACGCATGGCCGACTTTGCGATTGCAGATTTCGTGCGCTGGACCCGTGGCGAGCCGCTGCATCACGCCGTCAGCCTCGAAGCCATAGAACGGCTGGCCTAA
- the ptsP gene encoding phosphoenolpyruvate--protein phosphotransferase: MSDLDFSQEKTFEGIPVAPGIAHGTLYIHHSDDEVPPCIELTEADLPHEVQRFEAALIATRAQIIDMQQRIAVAIGAKDASIFDAHLLVVEDRTLIDEVLRTLEAKKLNVETIFLSVANRYSDTLSKIDDPYLRERAYDIHDVTRRVIRNLLGKTGRPLSSVDYPHIIAAQNLTPSDTALLNREFVLGFATEGGSKTSHTAIMARSLDIPAVAGLENFMGHLHEGQTILIDGYQGCVFINPTAATLEKYGRIEVQKEQVEERLSELRETLSTTLDGRRIVLSANIELTNDLPAVQESGAEGIGLYRTEFLYLNRTDYPTEEEQYEIYLKVARATLPHSVIIRTMDIGGDKFVGNERKEPNPFLGCRAIRLCLENVPVFKTQLRAILRASAVGNVRIMYPMISSLEELRKANAILLECKNELRGEGQAFGEKLDVGVMIEVPSAALCADLLAREVSFFSIGTNDLIQYTVAVDRVNEQIAHLYQPTHPAVLRLIKMVVRAAHSAGIWVGVCGEMAGDVSLTPLLLGLGIDELSASVPSVPRIKRAVQTLNQSECERLADHVLNFDTAQEILEVVEAHAREHYGELLG; the protein is encoded by the coding sequence ATGAGCGACCTCGACTTTTCTCAAGAAAAAACTTTTGAGGGAATTCCTGTCGCCCCAGGCATCGCGCACGGGACGCTCTATATTCATCACTCGGATGATGAAGTGCCGCCTTGCATCGAACTGACCGAGGCCGATCTCCCGCACGAGGTGCAGCGTTTCGAGGCAGCCTTGATCGCCACCCGAGCCCAGATTATCGACATGCAGCAGCGGATCGCCGTGGCCATCGGGGCCAAGGACGCGAGTATTTTCGACGCGCATCTGCTCGTGGTCGAGGACCGGACCTTGATCGACGAAGTGCTGCGGACGCTTGAAGCGAAGAAGCTCAACGTGGAGACGATTTTCCTGAGCGTGGCGAATCGTTACTCCGACACCCTCAGCAAAATCGACGACCCGTATCTGCGCGAACGCGCCTACGACATTCACGACGTCACCCGGCGCGTGATCCGCAATCTGCTCGGGAAAACCGGCCGTCCGCTGTCCTCGGTGGATTACCCGCACATCATCGCGGCGCAAAATTTAACTCCGTCCGACACGGCGCTGCTGAACCGCGAATTTGTCCTCGGCTTCGCCACCGAGGGCGGCAGCAAGACATCGCACACGGCCATCATGGCACGGTCGCTCGACATTCCGGCGGTGGCCGGTTTGGAGAATTTCATGGGCCATCTGCACGAGGGCCAGACCATCCTGATCGACGGCTATCAGGGCTGCGTCTTCATCAATCCGACGGCGGCGACGCTGGAAAAATATGGCCGGATCGAGGTCCAGAAGGAGCAGGTCGAGGAACGCCTCAGCGAACTGCGCGAGACGCTTTCCACCACGCTCGATGGCCGCCGCATTGTCCTTTCTGCCAATATCGAATTGACCAACGACCTGCCCGCCGTGCAGGAAAGCGGCGCGGAAGGCATCGGACTCTATCGCACCGAATTTCTCTACCTCAACCGCACCGATTACCCCACCGAGGAGGAGCAATACGAGATTTACCTGAAAGTCGCCCGCGCGACATTGCCGCACTCGGTCATCATCCGCACGATGGACATTGGCGGCGATAAATTCGTCGGCAACGAACGCAAGGAACCCAACCCGTTTCTCGGCTGCCGCGCCATCCGGCTATGTCTGGAAAACGTCCCGGTTTTCAAGACACAGTTGCGCGCCATCCTCCGAGCCAGCGCCGTCGGAAACGTGCGGATCATGTATCCCATGATCTCGAGTTTGGAGGAATTGCGCAAAGCCAACGCCATCTTACTCGAATGCAAAAACGAGTTGCGCGGCGAAGGCCAGGCTTTTGGTGAAAAACTCGACGTCGGCGTGATGATCGAAGTCCCGAGCGCGGCACTTTGTGCCGATTTGCTGGCGCGCGAAGTGAGTTTCTTCTCCATCGGCACCAACGATCTCATCCAATACACCGTCGCCGTCGATCGCGTGAACGAGCAGATCGCACACCTCTACCAGCCGACGCATCCGGCAGTTTTGCGGTTGATTAAAATGGTCGTCCGCGCGGCGCATTCCGCCGGCATCTGGGTCGGCGTCTGCGGCGAAATGGCGGGTGATGTGAGTCTGACTCCGCTTTTGCTCGGACTCGGGATTGATGAATTGAGCGCCTCCGTGCCGTCGGTGCCGCGCATCAAGCGGGCGGTGCAGACGCTCAATCAAAGCGAGTGCGAGCGGCTCGCCGATCACGTACTGAACTTCGACACCGCGCAGGAAATCCTCGAGGTGGTCGAGGCTCACGCCCGCGAGCATTACGGCGAATTGCTAGGCTAG
- a CDS encoding porin, with amino-acid sequence MTSLLKTRLISATLFLLLFMASPLAGNAQTKADFDELKTQLLTLQQKTAQLEKRLAQAESRHVSAAASKSIIESDLPIVQADEKGFDIRSRDEKFSVHVGGYIQADGRFFSQGDDQHKSIDTFMMRRVRPILEGTVAKDFHFFIMPDFGDGKAVLQDAFIEYTRYEAAQFRVGKFREPVGLEMLQSAKDLLFMERGLPTNIVPIRDVGAMLSGQFMGGVLNYQVGIFNGVRDGASGDSDNNDDKDVAGRLWVQPFKLTKIAALQGLGFGVAGTYGEETGLPPEYKTPAQQISFHYNASTVVDGDRYRIVPQFYYSWGPLGLLGEYALSKSQVRNGTTAAPIESDAWQLAATYVLTGENASFKGVKPKKDFGEDGFGAWELAARYGELNVDQDAFRLGFADEQDSVRSEKSFEIGLNWYLNRNVKAVLDWEHTSFVGGDLKGNRESENALLTRVQLAF; translated from the coding sequence ATGACATCACTCTTAAAAACACGTCTCATCAGCGCCACACTTTTCCTGCTGCTGTTCATGGCAAGTCCCCTCGCGGGAAACGCGCAAACTAAAGCTGATTTTGACGAACTCAAAACACAACTCCTGACTCTGCAACAGAAGACTGCCCAACTGGAAAAGAGACTCGCGCAAGCGGAATCCAGGCATGTTTCTGCGGCGGCTAGCAAATCAATCATCGAATCCGATCTGCCCATAGTTCAGGCCGATGAAAAAGGTTTTGACATCCGGTCTCGGGACGAAAAATTTTCCGTGCACGTCGGGGGATACATTCAGGCTGACGGACGGTTTTTTAGTCAAGGTGACGATCAGCATAAAAGCATCGACACATTTATGATGCGCCGTGTGCGTCCGATATTGGAAGGAACTGTGGCCAAGGACTTTCACTTTTTCATCATGCCCGATTTCGGTGATGGCAAGGCGGTCCTTCAGGATGCCTTCATTGAATACACGCGCTATGAGGCAGCTCAATTTCGCGTTGGAAAATTCCGCGAGCCGGTTGGTTTGGAGATGTTGCAGTCGGCCAAGGATCTGCTTTTTATGGAGCGCGGATTGCCGACTAACATTGTGCCGATTCGCGATGTGGGCGCCATGTTGAGCGGTCAGTTTATGGGCGGAGTATTGAACTATCAGGTTGGTATCTTCAATGGGGTGCGCGACGGAGCCAGTGGCGACAGCGACAATAATGACGACAAAGACGTGGCCGGGCGACTTTGGGTTCAGCCTTTCAAGCTAACAAAGATCGCGGCGCTGCAAGGGCTCGGCTTTGGCGTTGCGGGCACTTATGGTGAAGAAACCGGATTGCCACCTGAATATAAAACGCCGGCGCAGCAAATCAGTTTTCACTACAACGCCAGCACCGTTGTCGATGGCGACCGTTATCGCATCGTGCCGCAGTTTTATTACTCGTGGGGTCCGCTTGGGTTACTCGGCGAATATGCGCTTTCAAAGTCCCAGGTTCGCAACGGGACCACGGCGGCACCGATCGAGAGCGATGCGTGGCAGCTCGCCGCGACTTACGTTCTAACCGGTGAGAATGCTTCCTTTAAAGGAGTGAAGCCGAAAAAAGATTTTGGAGAAGATGGCTTCGGTGCGTGGGAACTCGCGGCGCGTTATGGCGAGTTGAATGTCGATCAGGATGCGTTCCGACTGGGATTTGCCGATGAGCAGGATTCTGTGCGGTCGGAAAAATCTTTTGAGATTGGACTTAACTGGTATCTAAACCGGAATGTTAAAGCCGTGCTTGATTGGGAACACACCTCATTTGTAGGCGGTGATCTAAAGGGCAATCGTGAAAGCGAAAACGCCCTTCTGACGCGTGTGCAACTAGCGTTCTAA
- a CDS encoding glycosyltransferase family 9 protein, with amino-acid sequence MDDPQRILILKPSSLGDVVHTLPAVAAIRAHWPQSEIAWLINPEWAPLLEGNPDVTRIIEFPRRQFRGLRGWLRIPSWLASLGNWTPDLALDFQGLLRTALVARFLGSKKIIGLSDAREGASFFYHETVRLPRTPLHAVERYSRLARHLSVSEMEPPVFHLPEGKRPAGDLPERFILLHPFSRGEGKSMESSDVARLCRDLQPHHVVLVGGEKTVDHLPENVTNLLGKTTLGELIWLIRRADFTVSVDSGPMHIAAAITSRLLSIHTWSDPLLVGPYNREAWIWKNAAICRMGDYQPSPVQKMDAPSPSEIAEFVLANLA; translated from the coding sequence GTGGATGATCCCCAGCGGATTCTGATTCTCAAGCCGTCGTCCCTCGGCGACGTGGTTCACACCTTGCCCGCCGTGGCCGCGATCCGGGCGCATTGGCCGCAAAGTGAAATCGCCTGGCTAATCAACCCCGAATGGGCACCGCTGCTGGAAGGCAATCCTGATGTAACTCGCATCATCGAGTTTCCGCGTCGTCAGTTTCGCGGCTTACGCGGCTGGCTGCGGATTCCTTCCTGGCTCGCCTCGCTGGGAAACTGGACGCCCGATCTGGCGCTGGATTTCCAAGGCTTGCTGCGCACGGCGTTGGTCGCGCGTTTTCTCGGCTCGAAGAAAATCATCGGCCTGTCCGACGCTCGCGAAGGTGCCTCTTTTTTCTATCACGAAACCGTTCGCCTGCCCCGCACTCCGCTGCATGCAGTCGAACGCTACTCCCGTCTCGCCCGCCATTTGAGTGTGAGTGAAATGGAGCCGCCCGTCTTCCATTTGCCCGAGGGAAAACGGCCTGCTGGCGATCTGCCCGAGCGTTTCATTTTGCTCCATCCCTTCTCGCGCGGTGAGGGGAAGTCCATGGAAAGCAGCGATGTCGCCCGGCTCTGTCGCGACTTGCAGCCGCATCATGTCGTCCTCGTCGGCGGCGAGAAAACCGTGGATCACCTGCCGGAAAACGTCACCAATCTCCTCGGTAAAACGACTTTGGGCGAACTCATTTGGCTCATCCGTCGCGCCGATTTTACGGTCAGCGTCGATTCGGGTCCCATGCATATCGCGGCGGCGATCACCTCGCGACTCCTCTCTATTCACACCTGGAGCGACCCGCTGCTGGTCGGTCCTTACAATCGCGAAGCCTGGATTTGGAAAAACGCCGCGATCTGCCGCATGGGCGATTACCAGCCAAGTCCGGTGCAGAAAATGGATGCGCCGAGTCCGTCCGAAATTGCGGAATTTGTGCTGGCCAATCTAGCCTAG
- the hprK gene encoding HPr(Ser) kinase/phosphatase, giving the protein MAPPRKKSPVKKPVMTIAEFYARHAEILGLKLVGPAVGFDREIREPTINRPGLALSGFFSYFAEKRIQVIGSAELTYLKTLGPAVMRERFQKVCARNIPCLVFSRGAVIPKPLLEEAVKQQVAVFLTPMVTMRFTNAATIALEMDFAPTTSVHGSMVDIMGVGTLVRGASGVGKSECVLGLIERGYSLVADDVTRFRALEGRDLVGTAPDLTRYHMEVRGIGVINVSSIFGIGSIRLEKRLDLVVTLQDWDELEEVDRIGLDQQYYEILGIHVPHILIPVKMGRDLARLIEVAALDQKLKGLGQNSAMEFNKRLLSLMENRTNQ; this is encoded by the coding sequence ATGGCTCCTCCCCGCAAGAAATCTCCCGTCAAAAAACCCGTGATGACCATTGCGGAGTTTTATGCCCGCCATGCCGAGATTCTCGGGTTAAAGCTGGTCGGGCCCGCCGTCGGGTTCGACCGGGAGATTCGCGAACCGACGATCAATCGACCCGGACTCGCGCTCTCGGGTTTCTTCAGTTATTTCGCCGAGAAACGCATCCAAGTGATCGGCAGTGCGGAACTGACTTACCTGAAAACGCTCGGCCCGGCGGTGATGCGCGAGCGATTTCAGAAAGTCTGCGCGCGGAACATCCCGTGCCTGGTCTTCTCGCGGGGCGCCGTGATTCCGAAGCCGTTGCTGGAGGAAGCGGTGAAGCAACAAGTGGCGGTGTTTTTGACGCCGATGGTGACGATGCGGTTCACGAATGCGGCGACGATTGCCTTGGAAATGGATTTCGCCCCGACGACTTCGGTGCACGGGAGCATGGTCGATATCATGGGCGTGGGCACGCTGGTGCGCGGGGCAAGCGGGGTGGGCAAAAGCGAGTGCGTACTGGGCCTTATTGAGCGCGGCTACAGCCTGGTGGCGGACGATGTGACGCGGTTTCGGGCCTTGGAGGGTCGCGATTTGGTGGGCACAGCGCCGGATTTGACGCGTTACCACATGGAGGTGCGAGGAATCGGGGTGATCAATGTTTCCTCGATCTTCGGCATCGGGAGCATCCGACTGGAGAAACGGCTCGATCTGGTGGTCACGCTGCAAGATTGGGACGAGCTGGAGGAGGTGGACCGGATCGGGCTGGACCAGCAATATTACGAGATTCTGGGGATTCACGTGCCGCACATTCTGATCCCGGTGAAAATGGGTCGCGACCTGGCGCGGTTGATCGAAGTGGCGGCTCTGGACCAAAAACTGAAGGGTTTGGGCCAAAATAGCGCGATGGAGTTCAATAAGCGGTTGCTAAGTTTGATGGAAAATAGGACTAATCAGTAA